From Acipenser ruthenus chromosome 2, fAciRut3.2 maternal haplotype, whole genome shotgun sequence, a single genomic window includes:
- the LOC131699053 gene encoding multicilin-like isoform X1: MQNERKAFGKICPNRIADFARGQDRKHSKDRNNQDFPKIATNNAPIPIYIEETTSISHEAFATIAWQDLEDCTSVLQRESNSIQQNARLPDTSDFDLQDFRDAVDNFIPDHPALMQPCLGGIDMQMSSCDVSDFEACITSPIPAPQDHLLHRNMSYTSPTHVHHDNVQPLAEQYWMDMADHNQKALGDALVVNNQLHLTLNRKQEEIASLQERNVKLKELANQAKHLASVLDKLITQSKNTNETTVEDFPPKTGMKRQRLEDLYEPVPDSKAVDDMLRDITDTCHAALQRNAKHPKLQHEMGNSTQSTETINMYGAFNGLQTCTTRSSVTLSGSDMDDGMFFRTSIRDHCTIKTLAFPQGNAFTTKKPCGGYKFRWVPN, translated from the exons AtgcaaaatgaaagaaaagcGTTTGGGAAAATTTGCCCCAACAGGATAGCGGATTTCGCTAGAGGTCAAGACAGAAAACATTCAAAAGATCGGAATAATCAG GACTTTCCAAAAATTGCCACGAACAATGCTCCAATACCAATATACATCGAAGAGACAACGAGTATCTCACATGAAG CCTTTGCAACGATCGCCTGGCAAGATTTAGAAGATTGTACCTCAGTTCTTCAAAGAGAAAGTAACTCTATTCAGCAG AATGCTCGCCTGCCAGACACTTCGGATTTTGATCTTCAAGACTTCAGGGATGCGGTTGATAATTTCATTCCCG ATCATCCTGCGTTAATGCAGCCCTGCCTTGGCGGTATTGACATGCAGATGTCCAGCTGCGATGTGTCCGACTTTGAAGCCTGTATCACTTCTCCTATCCCCGCTCCACAGGACCATCTCCTCCACAGGAACATGTCATACACGTCCCCTACACATGTTCACCATGACAATGTGCAACCACTGGCTGAGCAATACTGGATGGACATGGCAGATCACAACCAGAAAGCGCTGGGGGATGCTTTGGTGGTTAACAATCAG CTGCACCTTACATTGAACAGAAAACAAGAGGAGATTGCTTCATTGCAGGAAAGAAATGTCAAACTGAAGGAACTTGCGAACCAAGCCAAGCATTTGGCTTCAGTACTTGAT aAACTTATCACGCAATCTAAAAATACCAACGAAACAACTGTCGAAGATTTTCCACCCAAGACTGGCATGAAAAGACAGAGGCTGGAAGACTTGTACGAGCCCGTCCCAGACAGTAAAGCTGTGGATGATATGTTAAGAGACATTACAGATACATGTCATGCAGCTTTACAACGCAACGCTAAGCATCCAAAATTGCAGCATGAAATGGGAAACTCAACTCAAAGCACGGAAACTATAAATATGTATGGCGCCTTCAATGGACTACAGACCTGTACCACGCGTAGCTCAGTCACCCTGAGCGGCAGTGACATGGATGACGGAATGTTCTTTAGAACCTCGATAAGAGACCACTGCACAATCAAAACTCTGGCTTTTCCTCAGGGGAATGCATTCACCACAAAGAAACCTTGTGGAGGCTATAAATTCCGATGGGTTCCAAACTAG
- the LOC131699053 gene encoding multicilin-like isoform X2: MAVRTCYMQFPSWGFELQNARLPDTSDFDLQDFRDAVDNFIPDHPALMQPCLGGIDMQMSSCDVSDFEACITSPIPAPQDHLLHRNMSYTSPTHVHHDNVQPLAEQYWMDMADHNQKALGDALVVNNQLHLTLNRKQEEIASLQERNVKLKELANQAKHLASVLDKLITQSKNTNETTVEDFPPKTGMKRQRLEDLYEPVPDSKAVDDMLRDITDTCHAALQRNAKHPKLQHEMGNSTQSTETINMYGAFNGLQTCTTRSSVTLSGSDMDDGMFFRTSIRDHCTIKTLAFPQGNAFTTKKPCGGYKFRWVPN, translated from the exons ATGGCAGTCCGGACCTGTTACATGCAATTTCCATCATGGGGATTCGAATTACAG AATGCTCGCCTGCCAGACACTTCGGATTTTGATCTTCAAGACTTCAGGGATGCGGTTGATAATTTCATTCCCG ATCATCCTGCGTTAATGCAGCCCTGCCTTGGCGGTATTGACATGCAGATGTCCAGCTGCGATGTGTCCGACTTTGAAGCCTGTATCACTTCTCCTATCCCCGCTCCACAGGACCATCTCCTCCACAGGAACATGTCATACACGTCCCCTACACATGTTCACCATGACAATGTGCAACCACTGGCTGAGCAATACTGGATGGACATGGCAGATCACAACCAGAAAGCGCTGGGGGATGCTTTGGTGGTTAACAATCAG CTGCACCTTACATTGAACAGAAAACAAGAGGAGATTGCTTCATTGCAGGAAAGAAATGTCAAACTGAAGGAACTTGCGAACCAAGCCAAGCATTTGGCTTCAGTACTTGAT aAACTTATCACGCAATCTAAAAATACCAACGAAACAACTGTCGAAGATTTTCCACCCAAGACTGGCATGAAAAGACAGAGGCTGGAAGACTTGTACGAGCCCGTCCCAGACAGTAAAGCTGTGGATGATATGTTAAGAGACATTACAGATACATGTCATGCAGCTTTACAACGCAACGCTAAGCATCCAAAATTGCAGCATGAAATGGGAAACTCAACTCAAAGCACGGAAACTATAAATATGTATGGCGCCTTCAATGGACTACAGACCTGTACCACGCGTAGCTCAGTCACCCTGAGCGGCAGTGACATGGATGACGGAATGTTCTTTAGAACCTCGATAAGAGACCACTGCACAATCAAAACTCTGGCTTTTCCTCAGGGGAATGCATTCACCACAAAGAAACCTTGTGGAGGCTATAAATTCCGATGGGTTCCAAACTAG
- the LOC117420517 gene encoding cyclin-O protein B — MVVFTLYECTTKQISPSKRKRQGNASGNEDVTPEDRVEALISRANMRAPVKKARHLRHRKQKIESMLSDSGIEEDFETPSPSPSSDAGCDSPMLGQSHLSTPLIDWQNFRESGDTCYYFQRNNEERYHPVNCLSLQPQVTAEARCKLISWLIPVHRHFNLCFESFCLAVNIMDRFLMTTPVASDCFQLLGVTSLLIACKQVEVYPPRIKQLLALCCDAFTKDQLCNLECIILIKLNFSLTAPTLAFFLEHFTKQRLEGGDELCKRRLSESGQTKNLARTIAELSLADYAFNRYPASLLAICSIRLADQMMELHYTISQDLSGYPQSVVEDCTESLRLLVSLNGEVLHSLAEL; from the exons ATGGTAGTCTTTACTTTATatgaatgcacaaccaagcagaTCAGTCCCAGTAAAAGGAAAAGGCAGGGAAATGCTAGTGGGAACGAAGACGTAACCCCTGAAGACAGAGTCGAAGCACTCATCAGCAGAGCCAATATGAGGGCTCCCGTGAAAAAAGCCAGGCACCTAAGACACAGAAAGCAGAAAATAGAGTCTATGCTTAGCGACTCCGGCATTGAAGAAGATTTTGAGACTCCTAGTCCCAGTCCTTCGTCAGATGCAGGGTGTGATAGCCCGATGCTGGGGCAATCCCACCTGTCCACACCGCTAATAGACTGGCAGAATTTCAGAGAATCTGGCGATACTTGTTACTACTTCCAAAGGAACAACGAAGAGCGGTATCACCCAGTCAATTGTTTATCTCTTCAGCCGCAG GTTACAGCAGAAGCTAGATGCAAGCTAATCAGCTGGCTGATCCCCGTCCATAGACATTTCAACCTGTGCTTTGAGTCGTTCTGCCTTGCAGTCAACATCATGGACCGTTTTCTCATGACAACGCCAGTTGCCTCAGATTGTTTCCAGTTGTTAGGCGTCACGTCACTGCTCATCGCGTGCAAGCAA gtGGAGGTGTATCCACCACGGATAAAGCAGTTGCTTGCCCTGTGCTGTGATGCTTTTACAAAAGATCAGCTTTGCAACCTAGAGTGCATTATCCTGATCAAGTTGAACTTCAGCCTGACAGCTCCGACACTCGCTTTCTTCCTCGAGCATTTCACAAAACAGAGACTAGAGGGTGGTGATGAGCTATGCAAACGAAGACTCTCAGAGTCAGGACAAACAAAAAACCTGGCCAGGACGATCGCTGAGCTCAGTCTGGCAGATTATGCATTTAATAGGTACCCTGCTTCCCTTCTGGCCATCTGTTCAATAAGGCTGGCAGACCAAATGATGGAGCTTCATTACACGATCAGTCAGGATCTCAGTGGATATCCACAGAGTGTGGTGGAGGACTGTACAGAAAGTTTGAGGTTGCTAGTATCACTCAATGGAGAAGTATTACATTCCTTGGCAGAATTATAA